The following coding sequences lie in one Frigoribacterium sp. SL97 genomic window:
- a CDS encoding YceI family protein, with translation MTITAEKIPAGTWNLDPTHSEVSFSVRHLAISKVKGSFESFDASLVTAEDHTASKVTASIDVASVNTNQKDRDGHLQTGDFFLAEEHPKMTFVSTSIEEKGDDAFLVHGDLTLRGVTKPVTLKSEFGGLVVDGYGQTKLGFSATTKIDRTEFGVTWNAALEAGGFTLGNDVTVTLEIQFTLAA, from the coding sequence ATGACCATCACCGCAGAGAAGATCCCCGCCGGCACCTGGAACCTCGACCCCACCCACAGCGAGGTCTCGTTCAGCGTCCGCCACCTGGCCATCAGCAAGGTCAAGGGCTCGTTCGAGTCCTTCGACGCCTCGCTGGTCACGGCCGAGGACCACACCGCCTCGAAGGTCACCGCCTCGATCGACGTGGCCTCGGTCAACACCAACCAGAAGGACCGCGACGGCCACCTGCAGACCGGTGACTTCTTCCTCGCCGAAGAGCACCCCAAGATGACCTTCGTGTCGACCAGCATCGAGGAGAAGGGCGACGACGCGTTCCTCGTGCACGGCGACCTCACCCTCCGCGGCGTCACCAAGCCCGTCACCCTGAAGAGCGAGTTCGGCGGCCTCGTCGTCGACGGCTACGGCCAGACCAAGCTCGGCTTCTCGGCGACCACCAAGATCGACCGCACCGAGTTCGGCGTCACCTGGAACGCGGCCCTCGAGGCCGGCGGCTTCACGCTGGGCAACGACGTCACCGTCACGCTCGAGATCCAGTTCACGCTCGCCGCGTAG
- a CDS encoding long-chain-fatty-acid--CoA ligase yields MTAPIDRPWLHSYAPDVPADIEPVTGSLVDLIDDAVSTYRQKPALEFFGRETSYRDLGDQVARAAEGLRRLGVGRGDRVALILPNSPQHVVAFYAVLRLGAVVVEHNPLYTDRELRHLFEDHGATIAIAWDKLVDRLRSLPADIGFSTVVSVDVTKGMPLGTRLALKLPVPAAKKSRAALTDGAEGDVTWQGLLANRPLRKKHPRPDVDDIALLQYTSGTTGSPKGAILTHRNLRSNAAQGRAWVPGLVDGDETVYGVLPFFHAYGLTLCLTFAMSIGARLVLFPKFDVDLVLKAAKKHPPTFLPAVPPIYQRLADAARERGVDLSSARFAISGAMNLPSAVVQAWEGVTGGMLVEGFGLTETSPVALGNPIGPTRRVGTVGVPFPSTEALVVDRDDPDPSRPVVAGAAGELLLRGPQVFRGYWNRPDETAEAFLEGGWFRTGDIVTMSADGYVTIVDRIKELIVTGGFNVAPSEVEEAVRNAPGVAEVAVVGLPRSGGGEDVVAAVVLEPGAEFDAEAIRDASRGQLAAYKVPRRVVRLDELPKSLIGKVLRREVRDRLIAAG; encoded by the coding sequence ATGACCGCCCCGATCGATCGCCCGTGGCTGCACAGCTACGCCCCCGACGTCCCCGCCGACATCGAGCCCGTGACGGGCAGCCTCGTCGACCTCATCGACGACGCCGTGTCGACGTACCGGCAGAAGCCGGCCCTCGAGTTCTTCGGCCGCGAGACGAGCTACCGCGACCTGGGCGACCAGGTCGCCCGCGCGGCCGAGGGCCTCAGGAGGCTCGGCGTGGGTCGCGGCGACCGGGTCGCCCTGATCCTGCCGAACAGCCCGCAGCACGTGGTGGCGTTCTACGCGGTGCTGCGCCTGGGCGCGGTCGTGGTCGAGCACAACCCGCTCTACACCGACCGTGAGCTGCGCCACCTCTTCGAGGACCACGGCGCCACGATCGCCATCGCCTGGGACAAGTTGGTCGACCGACTGCGCTCCCTGCCCGCCGACATCGGCTTCTCGACCGTGGTCTCGGTCGACGTGACGAAGGGCATGCCCCTCGGCACGCGCCTCGCCCTCAAGCTGCCGGTGCCCGCCGCGAAGAAGAGCCGCGCGGCCCTCACCGACGGAGCCGAGGGCGACGTCACCTGGCAGGGGCTGCTCGCGAACCGTCCGCTGCGCAAGAAGCACCCCCGACCCGACGTCGACGACATCGCCCTGCTGCAGTACACCAGCGGCACCACGGGCTCGCCCAAGGGCGCGATCCTCACCCACCGCAACCTCCGCAGCAACGCTGCGCAGGGACGCGCCTGGGTGCCGGGCCTCGTCGACGGCGACGAGACGGTCTACGGCGTGCTGCCCTTCTTCCACGCCTACGGCCTCACGCTCTGCCTGACGTTCGCGATGAGCATCGGGGCGCGCCTCGTCCTCTTCCCCAAGTTCGACGTCGACCTCGTGCTGAAGGCCGCGAAGAAGCACCCGCCGACCTTCCTGCCGGCCGTGCCGCCGATCTACCAGCGCCTCGCCGACGCGGCCCGCGAGCGCGGCGTCGACCTGTCGTCGGCACGGTTCGCGATCTCGGGCGCGATGAACCTGCCGAGCGCCGTCGTCCAGGCCTGGGAGGGCGTCACGGGCGGCATGCTGGTCGAGGGGTTCGGACTGACCGAGACCTCGCCCGTCGCCCTCGGCAACCCGATCGGCCCGACCCGTCGCGTCGGCACCGTGGGCGTGCCGTTCCCGTCGACCGAGGCCCTGGTCGTCGACCGCGACGACCCCGATCCGAGCCGCCCGGTCGTCGCCGGGGCCGCCGGAGAACTGCTGCTGCGGGGCCCCCAGGTGTTCCGCGGCTACTGGAACCGACCCGACGAGACCGCCGAGGCCTTCCTCGAGGGCGGCTGGTTCCGTACCGGCGACATCGTCACGATGAGCGCCGACGGGTACGTCACGATCGTCGACCGCATCAAGGAGCTCATCGTCACGGGTGGCTTCAACGTCGCCCCCTCCGAGGTCGAGGAGGCGGTCCGCAACGCCCCCGGCGTGGCCGAGGTGGCCGTGGTCGGCCTGCCCCGGTCGGGCGGCGGCGAGGACGTGGTGGCGGCCGTCGTGCTCGAGCCGGGTGCCGAGTTCGACGCCGAGGCCATCCGCGACGCCTCACGCGGCCAGCTGGCGGCCTACAAGGTGCCGCGGCGGGTCGTCCGGCTCGACGAGTTGCCCAAGTCGCTGATCGGCAAGGTGCTGCGGCGCGAGGTGCGCGACCGGCTCATCGCTGCGGGCTGA
- a CDS encoding TIGR03086 family metal-binding protein, which translates to MTVDWITLQKTAHDEFARRVEAVADWDAPTPDTEWKVRDLVRHVTREQQWVPLLLEGGDPSEAENSIEPLGDDLVEAWHRWSGAATAAWSAADPHAEVRLSADVVPVHEYLAEQVADVTIHTWDLARAVGTDEELDDALVEAVWGVFAPQKDALEASGLFASPVPVDDDAPLRIRLLALTGRDAR; encoded by the coding sequence ATGACCGTCGACTGGATCACCCTGCAGAAGACCGCCCACGACGAGTTCGCCCGTCGCGTCGAGGCCGTGGCCGACTGGGACGCCCCGACGCCGGACACCGAGTGGAAGGTGCGCGACCTCGTGCGTCACGTCACGCGCGAGCAGCAGTGGGTGCCGCTGCTGCTCGAGGGCGGCGACCCCTCCGAGGCGGAGAACTCCATCGAGCCGCTCGGCGACGACCTCGTCGAGGCCTGGCACCGGTGGTCCGGTGCCGCCACCGCCGCCTGGAGCGCGGCCGACCCCCACGCCGAGGTGCGGTTGAGCGCCGACGTCGTGCCCGTCCACGAGTACCTCGCCGAGCAGGTCGCCGACGTGACGATCCACACCTGGGACCTCGCCCGTGCCGTGGGGACCGACGAAGAGCTGGACGACGCGCTCGTCGAGGCCGTCTGGGGCGTGTTCGCGCCTCAGAAGGACGCTCTCGAGGCCTCGGGCCTCTTCGCGTCCCCCGTCCCGGTCGACGACGACGCGCCGCTTCGCATCCGCCTGCTCGCCCTCACCGGTCGCGACGCCCGCTGA
- the yidC gene encoding membrane protein insertase YidC, producing MDLSTFPPIAVVLGGLQSLVTTLGVLVEPVAGSSAAALGVVLLTLLVRLVLVPVGVSQVRAEVARRRLAPAIADLNRRITDPAARSKALMALYASEKASPLAGCLPTLAQAPVLTAVYSLFAHSEIAGHANALLTDTLGGAALGANLFASLAVGLPAIWPYLVLLALLAVVVETSRRATLRFTGTVTVPTAGPGQEALPGMAGLVRWLPFVSVLFAAFAPLAAALYLVTSAAWTLGERAVLRRVLAG from the coding sequence ATGGACCTGTCCACCTTCCCCCCGATCGCCGTCGTCCTCGGCGGTCTGCAGTCGCTCGTCACCACCCTCGGCGTGCTCGTCGAACCGGTGGCCGGGTCGTCCGCCGCCGCCCTCGGCGTCGTGCTGCTCACCCTGCTCGTCCGGCTCGTGCTCGTGCCCGTGGGCGTCTCGCAGGTGCGCGCCGAGGTCGCCCGTCGCCGCCTGGCCCCCGCGATCGCCGACCTGAACCGCCGGATCACCGACCCCGCGGCCCGCAGCAAGGCGCTGATGGCGCTGTACGCGTCCGAGAAGGCGTCCCCGCTGGCCGGCTGCCTGCCGACGCTCGCGCAGGCACCCGTGCTCACGGCGGTCTACTCGCTGTTCGCGCACTCCGAGATCGCCGGGCACGCCAACGCCCTCTTGACGGACACCCTCGGCGGAGCCGCCCTCGGCGCCAACCTGTTCGCGTCTCTCGCGGTGGGACTCCCGGCGATCTGGCCGTACCTGGTGCTGCTCGCGCTGCTCGCCGTCGTGGTCGAGACGAGCCGGCGCGCCACGCTGCGCTTCACCGGCACGGTCACCGTCCCGACGGCCGGGCCGGGGCAGGAGGCGCTCCCGGGCATGGCGGGCCTGGTGCGCTGGCTGCCGTTCGTCAGCGTGTTGTTCGCGGCGTTCGCCCCGCTCGCGGCCGCTCTCTACCTCGTGACGAGCGCGGCCTGGACGCTGGGGGAGCGCGCCGTGCTGCGGCGCGTCCTCGCGGGATGA
- a CDS encoding aldo/keto reductase family protein, translated as MEFRHLGDSGLKISEITYGNWLTHASQVENDVATQCVRAALDAGISTFDTADAYANTAAEQVLGDALKGERREGLEIFTKVYWPTGPRGHNDVGLSRKHVLESIDGSLRRLGTDYVDLYQAHRYDHETPLEETMQAFADVVRAGKALYIGVSEWTAEQIRAGHELAVKHGVQLISNQPQYSMLWRVIESDVVPASKQHGLGQIVWSPVAQGVLTGKYKPGAELPAGSRATDDKGGADTIKRFLTDEVLTGVAKLEPIAADLGLSMAQLAIAWVLQNDNVASAIIGASRPEQVADNVKAAGVTVPADVMARIDEALGDLAEKDPGKTVSPERHPA; from the coding sequence ATGGAATTCAGACACCTCGGCGACAGCGGACTCAAGATCTCGGAGATCACCTACGGCAACTGGCTGACGCACGCGTCCCAGGTCGAGAACGACGTGGCGACGCAATGCGTCCGTGCGGCCCTCGACGCCGGCATCTCGACCTTCGACACCGCCGACGCCTACGCGAACACCGCGGCCGAGCAGGTCCTCGGCGACGCCCTCAAGGGTGAGCGTCGCGAGGGACTCGAGATCTTCACGAAGGTCTACTGGCCCACCGGCCCCCGCGGGCACAACGACGTCGGCCTCAGCCGCAAGCACGTGCTCGAGTCGATCGACGGGTCGCTCCGCCGCCTCGGCACGGACTACGTCGACCTCTACCAGGCCCACCGCTACGACCACGAGACCCCGCTCGAAGAGACCATGCAGGCGTTCGCCGACGTGGTCCGCGCCGGCAAGGCGCTCTACATCGGCGTCAGCGAGTGGACCGCCGAGCAGATCCGGGCGGGCCACGAGCTCGCCGTGAAGCACGGCGTGCAGCTGATCTCGAACCAGCCCCAGTACTCGATGCTCTGGCGCGTCATCGAGTCCGACGTCGTGCCGGCGAGCAAGCAGCACGGCCTCGGCCAGATCGTCTGGTCGCCCGTCGCCCAGGGCGTCCTGACCGGCAAGTACAAGCCCGGAGCCGAGCTGCCCGCGGGCAGCCGCGCGACGGACGACAAGGGAGGCGCGGACACCATCAAGCGCTTCCTCACCGACGAGGTGCTCACCGGCGTCGCGAAGCTCGAGCCGATCGCCGCCGACCTCGGCCTCTCGATGGCCCAGCTGGCCATCGCATGGGTGCTGCAGAACGACAACGTCGCCTCCGCGATCATCGGGGCCTCGCGTCCCGAGCAGGTGGCCGACAACGTCAAGGCGGCGGGCGTCACGGTGCCCGCCGACGTCATGGCCCGCATCGACGAGGCGCTCGGCGACCTCGCCGAGAAGGACCCCGGCAAGACCGTCTCCCCCGAGCGCCACCCGGCCTGA
- a CDS encoding glycosyltransferase, with amino-acid sequence MTSAPAFAAPGPVLTPTLPATPTPFVPNRGGLPSVPGEDVSAALPWADWSSLQWAGTALLVVLVALVLTVTIGRIVRRLYLVREQEELGHGDLDGPVLPPAHAFTALVPAHGPAGLAVTLDLLARQRHPDVRVLVAVDADDPLTLDVATSAVRRHPERVRIVRTGPLAGRTPVAASALADELVPDGDGIVGVFSAGDRPHPRLFALVDSVLTRTDADAVQHASRPAFCPTPWWTPRSTVDRWWWSRSVVRSHGRAGFVPLSDSTLFVRHAWLAWAGGWDASRVEAGLALGVRMTAAGARIVIATSAEATTVERSPGGLRDLARARATWVRGCLQVLGQGDWRRLRPGARRRALGVLTEPLVDAAVTVLTATTVASTVLVGAPVLVVALAALPVLPWMLSQLLDVGATTEAAAEQGRRATSRERLLVVVGSVPDRLVTLCAVVTAVAAELAIVRPRVVGPSTSAPVLAGQPVGLDESAVG; translated from the coding sequence GTGACCTCCGCACCCGCCTTCGCGGCGCCCGGCCCCGTCCTGACGCCGACGCTGCCCGCGACGCCGACACCGTTCGTGCCGAACCGGGGCGGCCTGCCCTCCGTCCCGGGGGAGGACGTCTCGGCCGCCCTGCCGTGGGCGGACTGGTCGAGCCTGCAGTGGGCCGGCACGGCGCTGCTGGTCGTGCTCGTCGCGCTGGTCCTGACCGTCACCATCGGTCGCATCGTGCGCAGGCTCTACCTCGTCCGCGAGCAGGAGGAGCTCGGCCACGGCGACCTCGACGGCCCGGTGCTGCCCCCGGCGCACGCGTTCACGGCCCTGGTGCCCGCGCACGGGCCGGCCGGCCTGGCCGTGACGCTGGACCTGCTGGCCCGGCAGCGACACCCCGACGTGCGCGTCCTCGTGGCCGTCGACGCCGATGACCCCCTGACCCTCGACGTCGCCACCTCCGCCGTCCGGCGTCATCCGGAGCGGGTCCGGATCGTCAGGACCGGCCCGCTCGCCGGGCGGACGCCCGTGGCCGCCTCCGCCCTCGCGGACGAACTCGTCCCCGACGGTGACGGCATCGTCGGCGTCTTCTCCGCGGGCGACCGACCGCACCCCCGCCTCTTCGCCCTGGTCGACTCGGTGCTGACCCGCACGGACGCCGACGCGGTCCAGCACGCCAGCCGCCCGGCGTTCTGTCCGACCCCCTGGTGGACGCCCCGGTCGACCGTCGACCGCTGGTGGTGGTCCCGGTCGGTGGTCCGCTCCCACGGTCGCGCCGGCTTCGTGCCGCTGTCGGACAGCACGCTCTTCGTGCGTCACGCGTGGCTCGCCTGGGCGGGGGGCTGGGACGCCTCCCGCGTCGAGGCGGGCCTGGCCCTCGGCGTGCGCATGACGGCGGCCGGTGCCCGGATCGTCATCGCGACCTCGGCCGAGGCGACCACGGTGGAGCGGTCGCCGGGTGGGCTCCGCGACCTGGCCCGCGCCCGGGCGACGTGGGTCCGCGGCTGCCTGCAGGTGCTGGGGCAGGGCGACTGGCGTCGGCTCCGGCCGGGCGCGCGGCGCCGCGCCCTCGGCGTCCTCACCGAGCCGCTGGTCGACGCCGCCGTGACGGTCCTCACGGCCACGACGGTCGCCTCGACGGTCCTGGTCGGTGCACCCGTCCTCGTCGTCGCACTCGCGGCGCTCCCGGTGCTGCCCTGGATGCTCTCGCAGCTCCTGGACGTCGGGGCCACGACGGAGGCGGCTGCGGAACAGGGGCGGCGCGCGACGAGCCGGGAGCGCCTCCTGGTCGTCGTCGGTTCGGTGCCGGACCGGCTGGTCACCCTCTGCGCGGTCGTCACGGCGGTCGCGGCCGAACTCGCGATCGTCCGCCCGCGGGTCGTCGGCCCGTCGACGAGCGCCCCGGTCCTCGCCGGGCAACCCGTCGGGCTGGACGAATCCGCCGTCGGATGA
- a CDS encoding GtrA family protein: MPEPESPVQGARPDRAATTNPTPPLRLVARVKELATFGAVGGIAFVVDVGVYNLLRATLLDDKPIGAKVVSVIVATAVAWLGNRYLTFREGRNQAVVREAVTFGLVNVGGLLIASACLFVSHYLLGFTSQLADNVAANGVGLVLGTAFRYLAYRHLVFRGSPAVTTTADTPDPSAALATVISPRPTDDPIPKTTSQAHLHPTP; encoded by the coding sequence ATGCCCGAACCAGAGTCCCCCGTCCAGGGGGCACGTCCCGACCGTGCCGCCACGACGAACCCGACGCCACCCCTGCGCCTCGTCGCACGGGTGAAGGAGCTCGCGACGTTCGGCGCCGTGGGCGGGATCGCCTTCGTCGTCGACGTCGGCGTGTACAACCTGCTGCGCGCCACCCTGCTCGACGACAAGCCCATCGGAGCCAAGGTCGTCTCGGTGATCGTCGCGACGGCCGTCGCCTGGCTCGGCAACCGGTACCTGACCTTCCGGGAAGGACGCAACCAGGCCGTCGTCCGTGAGGCCGTCACCTTCGGCCTCGTCAACGTGGGCGGCTTGCTGATCGCCTCGGCCTGCCTCTTCGTCTCGCACTACCTGCTGGGCTTCACGAGCCAGCTCGCCGACAACGTCGCGGCCAACGGGGTCGGTCTCGTCCTCGGGACCGCCTTCCGCTACCTGGCCTACCGCCACCTCGTCTTCCGCGGCTCGCCCGCGGTCACCACCACGGCCGACACCCCCGACCCGTCGGCCGCGCTCGCCACCGTCATCAGCCCCCGGCCGACCGACGACCCCATCCCGAAGACCACCTCGCAGGCCCACCTGCACCCGACCCCCTGA
- a CDS encoding DUF6412 domain-containing protein: MTLGLSMLAPLAAFVEAVLSSGGAPLSAVVLVGLLGAATAVAALGVARVVLTLCGLAGAVPEVTLREEAGTRLLVWRRDPDARGHVRSRAPGRAVPAA; encoded by the coding sequence ATGACCCTCGGCCTCTCGATGCTGGCGCCCCTCGCGGCGTTCGTCGAGGCCGTGCTCTCGTCCGGCGGGGCGCCGCTGTCCGCGGTCGTGCTCGTCGGCCTGCTCGGTGCCGCCACCGCGGTGGCCGCGCTCGGCGTCGCCCGCGTCGTGCTCACGCTCTGCGGGCTGGCCGGGGCGGTGCCCGAAGTGACGCTCCGTGAAGAAGCCGGCACGCGCCTCCTCGTCTGGCGACGCGACCCCGACGCCCGCGGGCACGTGCGGTCCCGGGCTCCCGGGCGGGCCGTCCCGGCCGCCTGA
- a CDS encoding glycosyltransferase, giving the protein MSTDPTQIPTSHLAAGEPAPLLTPQAPADPSQFVPNRGSTGAADSMIGFQLPDWSPLEWIGYSSLIVVTILLTAVAVSTLWWMLHAWRSKDNLDDSQFSENPLDAAHSFTLLVPGRHEEEVMGQTLDRLAQQDHPDFEIIAIVGHDDPGTERVAREAAARHPELIRVVVDSSVPKNKPKALNLALQSSRGEIVGVFDAEDEVHPRLLTLVDSRFTETDADVVQGGVQLMNFQSSWWSLRNVLEYYFWFRSRLHFHAKEKFIPLGGNTVFVRKDWLDWSEGWDAECLAEDCELGVRLSSAGAKVVVAYSPEVVTREETPGTFVSLLKQRTRWNQGFMQVYGKGEWKKLPRLRQRLMARYLLTMPFIQAATGLLIPVSIVLILTTKVPTAIALVSFVPLAPTLVLLAVEFTGLREFGRVYGQKVRARDYFRLVWGLLPYQIFLALAAVRAVFRQLRGLNAWEKTEHTGAHRDEVATEPQEAPRASSTEPALAMTGGDR; this is encoded by the coding sequence GTGTCGACTGACCCGACCCAGATCCCGACATCACATCTCGCAGCGGGCGAACCCGCCCCGTTGCTCACCCCGCAAGCCCCCGCCGACCCGTCGCAGTTCGTCCCGAACCGTGGCTCGACCGGTGCCGCCGACTCGATGATCGGCTTCCAGCTACCCGACTGGTCGCCCCTCGAGTGGATCGGCTACTCGTCGCTGATCGTCGTGACGATCCTGCTGACCGCGGTCGCCGTGTCGACCCTCTGGTGGATGCTGCACGCCTGGCGGTCGAAGGACAACCTCGACGACAGCCAGTTCAGCGAGAACCCCCTCGACGCCGCCCACTCGTTCACCCTGCTCGTGCCCGGCCGGCACGAGGAGGAGGTCATGGGCCAGACCCTCGACCGCCTCGCCCAGCAGGACCACCCCGACTTCGAGATCATCGCGATCGTCGGCCACGACGACCCCGGCACCGAGCGGGTCGCCCGTGAGGCGGCCGCCCGTCACCCCGAGCTGATCCGCGTGGTGGTCGACTCGAGCGTGCCGAAGAACAAGCCCAAGGCGCTGAACCTGGCCCTCCAGTCGTCGCGCGGTGAGATCGTCGGCGTGTTCGACGCCGAGGACGAGGTGCACCCCCGCCTCCTGACGCTCGTCGACTCCCGGTTCACCGAGACCGACGCCGACGTGGTGCAGGGCGGCGTCCAGCTGATGAACTTCCAGAGCAGCTGGTGGAGCCTGCGGAACGTGCTCGAGTACTACTTCTGGTTCCGGTCGCGCCTGCACTTCCACGCCAAGGAGAAGTTCATCCCGCTCGGCGGCAACACCGTCTTCGTGCGCAAGGACTGGCTCGACTGGTCCGAGGGCTGGGACGCCGAGTGCCTCGCCGAGGACTGCGAGCTCGGCGTCCGCCTCTCGAGCGCCGGGGCCAAGGTCGTCGTGGCCTACAGCCCCGAGGTCGTCACCCGCGAGGAGACCCCCGGCACCTTCGTCTCGCTGCTCAAGCAGCGCACCCGCTGGAACCAGGGCTTCATGCAGGTCTACGGCAAGGGCGAGTGGAAGAAGCTGCCCCGCCTGCGCCAGCGCCTCATGGCCCGCTACCTGCTGACCATGCCGTTCATCCAGGCCGCCACCGGTCTGCTCATCCCCGTCTCGATCGTCCTGATCCTGACCACGAAGGTGCCGACCGCCATCGCACTCGTGTCGTTCGTGCCCCTGGCGCCGACGCTCGTGCTGTTGGCCGTCGAGTTCACCGGCCTGCGCGAGTTCGGGCGGGTCTACGGCCAGAAGGTCCGGGCCCGCGACTACTTCCGCCTCGTCTGGGGACTGCTGCCGTACCAGATCTTCCTCGCGCTCGCCGCGGTCCGGGCGGTCTTCCGTCAGCTGCGCGGCCTCAACGCCTGGGAGAAGACCGAGCACACCGGCGCGCACCGCGACGAGGTCGCGACCGAACCGCAGGAGGCGCCCCGCGCCTCCTCGACGGAGCCCGCCCTGGCCATGACCGGAGGTGACCGATGA